A window of the Brumimicrobium sp. genome harbors these coding sequences:
- a CDS encoding VWA domain-containing protein, with protein MRFLIILLFLYLIPWSGISQIVFDKTSYDFGDIYDNDTRYVDFYLKNKTGKDAFILSVKRPMDVVYIQKSALILPDSSGIIRFQISKNSKGSFSYTIPVFTSDKNEPTNITLKGKIVSLPTQDVLTACPDFNQRPGEGNPLDFILTVETIDKETREPIGKSDVAILQNGKALGKWQTNSKGTLKVKVPLGIAYFYGSHEGYSPDEKGLYINFKQNHVILELAREKGIPQEELIVDNPPIKEEFEERVIEIPSDPIKEDNIDLTSIFKKDKEDIPIQTTETTDIPIGLSELDENNFDDTYFDPINVVFVIDVSSSMAQGNRLDLLKYSLNQLVEMIRPQDKIGLVSYADNAQILLAPTKGDQKEKIMERVKDLKASGFTAGEAGIKLGYKQVSKAMIKNGRNHVIIITDGAFNRNSGNYKKFIEKNFKKKDITLSVVGIKSNPNAEANMTEAALLGNGRFILINGLEDAQRKLKQEIRITSYKYK; from the coding sequence ATGCGATTTCTGATTATTTTATTGTTTCTATACTTAATTCCATGGAGTGGAATAAGTCAAATCGTATTTGATAAAACATCCTACGATTTTGGAGATATTTATGATAATGACACGCGTTATGTTGATTTTTACTTAAAAAATAAAACAGGTAAAGATGCTTTCATTTTGAGCGTAAAACGTCCTATGGATGTGGTTTATATTCAGAAATCCGCGCTTATTCTTCCAGACAGTTCAGGAATCATACGTTTCCAAATATCCAAGAATAGTAAAGGAAGTTTTTCATATACTATTCCTGTATTTACAAGCGATAAAAACGAGCCTACCAATATTACGTTAAAGGGAAAGATTGTAAGTTTACCTACACAAGACGTACTCACTGCGTGTCCAGACTTCAATCAACGTCCTGGAGAAGGGAATCCATTGGATTTTATCCTAACTGTAGAAACTATTGATAAAGAAACCCGTGAACCTATTGGGAAATCGGATGTAGCCATACTCCAAAATGGAAAAGCCTTAGGCAAATGGCAAACTAATTCAAAAGGAACTTTAAAGGTGAAAGTGCCCCTAGGTATCGCATATTTTTATGGAAGTCACGAAGGTTATTCACCGGATGAAAAAGGACTATACATCAATTTTAAGCAAAACCACGTGATTTTGGAGTTAGCCCGTGAGAAAGGAATTCCTCAAGAAGAACTTATAGTTGATAATCCTCCAATTAAGGAAGAATTTGAAGAACGCGTTATTGAAATTCCAAGCGACCCAATAAAAGAGGATAACATTGATTTAACCAGTATCTTCAAAAAAGATAAGGAAGATATTCCTATACAAACAACCGAAACTACAGATATTCCTATAGGTTTATCTGAGTTAGATGAAAATAACTTTGACGATACTTATTTCGATCCTATTAATGTTGTTTTTGTGATTGATGTATCTTCTTCTATGGCGCAAGGGAATCGTTTAGATTTGCTTAAATACTCCCTAAATCAACTAGTGGAAATGATACGTCCCCAAGATAAGATTGGATTAGTTTCTTATGCTGACAATGCGCAAATTCTTCTAGCGCCAACCAAAGGTGATCAAAAAGAAAAAATTATGGAGAGAGTAAAAGACTTAAAAGCATCAGGTTTTACTGCGGGTGAAGCAGGAATCAAATTAGGCTATAAACAAGTTTCAAAAGCCATGATTAAGAACGGAAGAAATCATGTAATCATTATTACTGATGGAGCATTCAATCGAAATTCTGGAAATTACAAAAAATTTATTGAGAAGAATTTTAAAAAGAAGGACATAACCTTAAGTGTTGTAGGAATCAAGAGTAATCCAAATGCCGAAGCGAATATGACAGAAGCTGCGCTACTTGGTAATGGGCGCTTCATCCTTATAAATGGATTAGAAGATGCTCAAAGAAAACTAAAACAAGAAATTCGAATTACTTCTTATAAATACAAATAG
- the nadE gene encoding NAD(+) synthase codes for MALSDCSRVAHHIVDWLNHYIADIPSINGFIVGVSGGVDSALVAMLCARTGQQVILLNMPIRQASSEYDRAKKQIETIENMYPNVRGMELNLDSPFSALEMVFPSNVRVNQLAMANTRSRLRMLSLYAVGQEHQLLVTGTGNKIEDYGIGFFTKYGDGGVDISPIGDLYKSEVFELAQFLGIIPEILNAKPTDGLWGDEKSDEDQIGASYEELEFIMNLSIDTNISELTARQREVKAIYDRMHRINQHKMKPIPICLIER; via the coding sequence ATGGCTTTATCTGACTGCAGTCGGGTTGCACATCATATCGTAGATTGGTTAAATCACTACATTGCCGATATTCCCTCTATAAATGGTTTTATCGTTGGAGTTTCAGGAGGAGTTGATTCGGCATTGGTTGCTATGCTTTGTGCTCGCACAGGACAACAGGTGATTTTGTTAAATATGCCTATCCGTCAAGCAAGTTCTGAGTATGATAGAGCCAAAAAGCAAATAGAAACAATTGAAAACATGTATCCTAATGTTCGTGGGATGGAATTGAATTTGGATTCTCCATTCTCAGCATTGGAAATGGTTTTCCCTTCAAATGTAAGAGTGAATCAATTAGCTATGGCGAATACTCGTTCTCGATTACGTATGCTTTCACTCTATGCTGTTGGACAAGAACACCAATTGCTGGTGACAGGAACAGGGAATAAAATTGAAGATTACGGAATAGGATTTTTTACCAAATATGGAGATGGGGGAGTGGATATTAGTCCAATTGGAGACTTGTATAAGTCAGAAGTGTTTGAATTAGCCCAATTTCTAGGGATTATTCCTGAAATTCTAAATGCAAAACCTACAGATGGATTATGGGGAGATGAGAAATCGGATGAAGATCAAATAGGAGCTAGTTATGAGGAGCTAGAATTTATTATGAATCTTTCAATTGACACGAATATATCTGAACTTACTGCAAGACAAAGAGAGGTTAAAGCTATTTATGATAGAATGCATAGAATTAATCAACATAAGATGAAGCCTATTCCTATTTGTTTGATAGAAAGATAA
- a CDS encoding PorT family protein, giving the protein MKKIVTFVFVSCIAWMGFSQEAADKKFLAGITIGGAVDFNIPQTTTIKAKPGGDFIAGMALDWSFSKNVGLAGGIEFDFNSFKTTYNDSVYFSYNDKNILRYKDMDGKDYASFLLEERKAKSIYLSIPVMLKFQTNFMGYMRYYGKFGIRNSLLLSTRMDNQGIGYDKDGAVDNKNELKAMSSKGVMNFYKGSVGLAGGVEYNVSGTTTIVGEIGYYYGFTEIFQQKGAVFGDEEKAMSLYNYNKKGEREYYAPSLKQGQLIFKIAVLF; this is encoded by the coding sequence ATGAAAAAAATAGTAACGTTTGTTTTTGTATCTTGTATTGCTTGGATGGGATTTAGCCAAGAGGCAGCAGATAAAAAATTTTTAGCTGGAATAACTATAGGTGGAGCTGTGGATTTTAATATCCCGCAAACAACAACTATTAAAGCTAAACCAGGTGGTGATTTTATCGCAGGAATGGCTTTAGATTGGAGTTTCTCAAAGAATGTTGGATTAGCCGGAGGAATTGAATTTGATTTCAATAGCTTTAAAACAACGTATAATGATAGTGTGTATTTCAGTTATAATGATAAAAATATCTTGCGTTATAAAGATATGGATGGTAAAGATTATGCAAGTTTCTTGTTAGAGGAAAGAAAAGCAAAAAGCATTTATCTGTCAATTCCTGTAATGTTGAAGTTCCAAACTAATTTTATGGGTTATATGAGATATTATGGGAAATTTGGTATTAGAAATAGCTTATTATTAAGCACCCGCATGGACAATCAAGGTATTGGATATGATAAAGATGGAGCGGTAGATAATAAGAATGAATTAAAAGCTATGAGCTCCAAAGGAGTAATGAATTTTTATAAAGGTTCTGTTGGTTTGGCAGGAGGTGTGGAATATAATGTGTCAGGAACAACCACTATTGTTGGCGAGATAGGTTATTACTATGGATTTACCGAAATATTCCAACAAAAAGGAGCTGTTTTTGGTGATGAAGAAAAAGCAATGTCTTTATATAATTATAATAAAAAGGGAGAGAGAGAATATTATGCTCCTAGCTTAAAACAAGGTCAATTAATTTTCAAAATAGCAGTATTATTCTAA
- the gldC gene encoding gliding motility protein GldC encodes MSDDKIVKTSEISVKVGTNVNNVPLRMMWSASDANIENSEAGAMFLSIWDPKEKNTLKVDLWTKDLTVDEMKQFFHQTLMTMADTFENATGEKNITEDLRDYCFHFAEKMDLLPE; translated from the coding sequence ATGAGTGATGATAAAATTGTAAAAACATCTGAGATATCTGTTAAGGTTGGAACAAATGTAAATAATGTTCCCTTGAGAATGATGTGGTCTGCCAGCGATGCAAATATTGAAAATAGCGAGGCTGGAGCTATGTTCTTATCTATTTGGGATCCAAAAGAAAAGAATACCTTGAAGGTGGACTTATGGACAAAAGATTTGACTGTAGATGAAATGAAACAATTTTTTCATCAAACACTCATGACAATGGCTGATACTTTTGAAAATGCAACTGGAGAGAAAAATATCACGGAAGATTTACGTGATTACTGCTTCCATTTTGCTGAAAAAATGGATTTACTTCCTGAATAG
- a CDS encoding sigma-70 family RNA polymerase sigma factor, whose translation MEITEPEDNLSEKGKKDLVIVDRAKAGDQMAFAELMGRYRESVYFMLLKMVKNPNDAEDLTIEAFGKAFHRIHQYSPNYAFSTWLFKIASNNCIDFIRKKRINLLSIDNAYINHDGDSVQIDIAGDTPDPEEEYIKNQKVKAMRAVVDKLKPRYKDLIVKRYFLELSYEEIAEELDLPLGTVKAQLFRAREFLANIMENTKDNI comes from the coding sequence ATGGAAATAACAGAACCAGAAGATAACCTATCCGAAAAAGGGAAAAAAGATCTCGTTATAGTTGATCGAGCAAAAGCAGGTGACCAAATGGCTTTTGCTGAATTAATGGGTAGATACCGCGAGTCTGTTTATTTTATGCTCTTGAAAATGGTGAAGAATCCGAATGATGCAGAAGACTTAACAATAGAAGCATTTGGAAAGGCTTTTCATCGTATTCATCAGTATTCTCCTAATTATGCATTTAGTACATGGTTATTTAAAATTGCATCTAATAATTGTATTGATTTTATACGTAAAAAAAGAATCAATTTGCTTTCTATAGATAATGCTTATATTAACCATGACGGAGATAGTGTTCAAATTGATATTGCAGGTGATACTCCAGATCCAGAAGAAGAATATATTAAGAATCAAAAAGTAAAAGCAATGAGGGCTGTGGTAGATAAATTGAAACCACGCTATAAAGATTTAATTGTAAAACGCTATTTCCTAGAATTGTCTTATGAAGAAATAGCAGAAGAACTTGATTTACCTTTAGGAACAGTGAAAGCCCAACTTTTCCGTGCGCGCGAATTTCTCGCAAACATTATGGAAAATACAAAAGATAATATTTAA